From one Cucurbita pepo subsp. pepo cultivar mu-cu-16 unplaced genomic scaffold, ASM280686v2 Cp4.1_scaffold000290, whole genome shotgun sequence genomic stretch:
- the LOC111784888 gene encoding sigma factor binding protein 2, chloroplastic-like — protein MDGSTGTGTGNSHRLLDGVHRRKPTKKTKQPNKNKPIKVVYISNPMKVQISASGFMALVQQLTGQDADFPDPSNFPPAAAVRDAAASPDIHHTTADADLMMNNNPSLTVEIPMEDDPFLGSFYDDIEDLIFPPPVIGNYPALLPAAAATAVLYESYARVI, from the exons ATGGACGGCAGCACCGGCACCGGCACCGGAAACAGCCACAGACTCCTCGACGGCGTCCACCGGCGAAAGCCCACAAAGAAAACCaaacaacccaacaaaaacaaacccatCAAAGTCGTGTACATATCCAACCCCATGAAGGTTCAAATCAGCGCATCTGGATTCATGGCTTTGGTCCAACAACTCACCGGCCAAGACGCCGACTTTCCCGACCCCTCTAACTTCCCACCCGCCGCCGCCGTACGCGACGCCGCCGCCTCCCCCGACATCCACCACACCACGGCGGATGCTGATCTGATGATGAATAACAACCCTTCACTTACTGTTGAGATTCCAATGGAGGATGACCCCTTTCTTGGCTCTTTCTATGATGACATTGAAGATCTGATTTTCCCCCCTCCGGTGATCGGAAACTACCCTGCGCTGCttccggcggcggcggcaacGGCGGTTTTGTATGAATCTTATGCAAG gGTAATTTGA